The proteins below come from a single Stomoxys calcitrans chromosome 1, idStoCalc2.1, whole genome shotgun sequence genomic window:
- the LOC106082383 gene encoding serine protease 1 — MKLLIVFALALATASAFDLRGATLESRNVVMPVVESEGRITNGHDAAVGQFPYQVGLSLKVSALSSAWCGGSLIGNKWVLTAAHCTDGISSVTVYLGATVRTSAEVTHTVGKDDIIIHANWSSKTLKNDISLIKIPSVTYTSKIKAVKLPAISTSYSTYAGDEAVASGWGRTSDSANGVATHLQYADMKIITNSACMATFGVTITSSNICVSTPNGVSTCNGDSGGPLVLKSNSVQIGLTSFGSAAGCEKGYPAAFTRVTSYLEWIKQHTGISH, encoded by the exons ATGAAATTGCTCATTGTCTTCGCCTTGGCCTTGGCCACCGCTTCAGCCTTCGACTTGAGAGGGGCCACTTTGGAATCCCGCAACGTTGTTATGCCCGTTGTTGAGTCTGAGGGCCGCATTACCAATGGTCATGATGCCGCCGTTGGACAATTCCCCTACCAAGTTGGTCTTTCCTTGAAGGTTAGCGCTTTGTCATCTGCCTGGTGCGGTGGATCTTTGATTGGCAACAAATGGGTATTGACTGCTGCTCACTGTACCGATGG CATCTCCTCGGTTACCGTCTACTTGGGCGCTACTGTACGCACCTCCGCCGAAGTCACTCACACCGTTGGCAAAGACGACATCATCATCCATGCCAACTGGAGCAGCAAGACCTTGAAGAATGACATCTCTCTGATCAAGATCCCCTCCGTCACCTACACCAGCAAGATCAAGGCCGTCAAATTGCCCGCCATTTCCACCTCTTACTCCACCTATGCCGGAGATGAAGCTGTCGCTTCTGGTTGGGGTCGCACTTCTGACTCTGCCAATGGTGTTGCCACACACTTGCAATATGCTGACATGAAGATCATCACCAACAGCGCTTGCATGGCCACCTTCGGTGTCACTATCACTTCTTCAAACATTTGCGTCTCTACCCCTAATGGTGTTTCCACTTGCAATGGTGATTCTGGCGGTCCATTGGTCTTGAAATCCAACAGTGTTCAAATTGGTTTGACTTCCTTCGGTTCCGCTGCTGGTTGCGAGAAGGGTTACCCAGCTGCCTTTACCCGTGTCACCAGCTACTTGGAATGGATCAAGCAACACACTGGTATCTCTCACTGA